Proteins encoded by one window of Acuticoccus sp. MNP-M23:
- a CDS encoding TRAP transporter small permease subunit, whose amino-acid sequence MYRHIETACAAVLLVAIVVLVGVASVARSAGSPIIWSVEMAQLMFVWLVFLAADIALQEGRHFGLSLILDNLSAPARRIADIVNILIMMALLAFLLPYAWKNVVLMHPRLDGALRIHSSYIHGSLLVGFILFERTLLMQLIARIRQKDAA is encoded by the coding sequence ATGTATCGCCACATCGAAACGGCATGTGCCGCCGTGCTTCTCGTTGCGATTGTCGTTCTGGTGGGCGTCGCCTCCGTGGCGCGTTCGGCCGGGTCGCCGATCATCTGGTCCGTCGAGATGGCCCAGCTCATGTTCGTGTGGCTGGTCTTCCTCGCCGCCGACATCGCCTTGCAGGAGGGCCGCCATTTCGGCCTCTCGCTGATCCTCGACAACCTCTCCGCCCCGGCGCGGCGGATTGCCGACATCGTCAACATCCTCATCATGATGGCGCTTCTGGCGTTCCTGCTGCCCTATGCGTGGAAGAACGTCGTGCTCATGCATCCGCGGCTCGACGGGGCGCTGCGCATCCACTCCTCCTATATTCACGGCTCGCTGCTGGTCGGCTTCATCCTGTTCGAGCGCACGCTCCTGATGCAGCTCATCGCACGCATCCGCCAGAAGGACGCGGCCTGA
- a CDS encoding GntR family transcriptional regulator, with product MSAALRSDGARASAGVYDDVRRRIIMMELPPGTTLDRSELAERYKVSQSPVREAMRRLEQDGLVQAFPQSRTVVTRIDVSRIEEEHFHRVALECEVVLRLAARGGAASLVTPSGLVRTQEALVGDVGQIDLFRQLDDAFHESLFGALDQLGLYRHIRSRAGQLARVRTLDLPSDGKMRAVLNAHLEILAALEAGDGEGARHAMRRHLSGTVERLPALRLEHPAFFIGG from the coding sequence ATGAGCGCCGCGCTGCGCTCGGACGGCGCGCGCGCGTCCGCCGGCGTCTACGACGACGTGCGGCGGCGGATCATCATGATGGAGCTTCCGCCAGGCACCACGCTGGACCGCAGCGAGCTTGCCGAGCGCTACAAGGTGAGCCAGTCGCCGGTGCGCGAGGCGATGCGACGGCTGGAGCAGGACGGTCTCGTCCAGGCCTTCCCCCAGTCCCGCACCGTGGTCACGCGGATCGACGTATCGCGGATTGAGGAGGAGCATTTCCACCGCGTTGCCCTGGAATGTGAGGTAGTGCTGCGGCTGGCGGCGCGCGGCGGTGCGGCAAGCCTCGTCACGCCGAGCGGCCTTGTGCGCACGCAGGAGGCGCTGGTGGGCGATGTCGGGCAGATCGACCTGTTCCGCCAGCTCGACGATGCGTTTCACGAAAGCCTTTTCGGCGCGCTGGACCAGCTTGGTCTTTACCGCCACATCCGCTCCCGCGCCGGGCAGCTTGCCCGTGTGCGCACTCTCGACCTGCCGAGCGACGGGAAGATGCGCGCTGTCCTCAACGCGCATCTGGAGATTCTCGCAGCGCTTGAGGCCGGCGATGGCGAGGGCGCCAGACACGCCATGCGCCGCCACTTGTCCGGCACGGTGGAGCGCCTGCCAGCCCTTCGACTGGAGCATCCGGCCTTCTTCATCGGGGGCTGA
- a CDS encoding MaoC/PaaZ C-terminal domain-containing protein → MTDRPRLGYRYEDLHEGMRFRSPGRTITDADLVGFAGLTGDFSELHTSDVYANGSQFGRRVAHGMLGLAYAHGLMWARTGELRETAIAFLGISDWRFLAPIYVGDTIFVDYVLAELRDSKSRPTQAVATFDVELVDQDKRALQRGRKALLVSKVPLDAVANSN, encoded by the coding sequence ATGACCGACCGGCCGAGACTGGGCTACCGCTACGAAGACCTCCATGAGGGGATGCGATTTCGCAGTCCCGGCCGCACGATCACGGATGCCGACCTTGTGGGATTCGCCGGATTGACCGGCGACTTCTCCGAGCTTCACACCAGCGACGTTTACGCCAACGGCAGCCAGTTCGGCCGCCGCGTCGCCCACGGCATGCTCGGTCTTGCCTATGCCCACGGCCTGATGTGGGCGCGCACGGGCGAACTGAGAGAAACCGCCATCGCCTTCCTCGGAATCAGCGACTGGCGGTTCCTCGCCCCGATCTATGTCGGCGACACGATCTTCGTCGACTACGTCCTTGCCGAACTCAGGGACAGCAAGTCCCGCCCGACGCAGGCGGTCGCGACCTTCGACGTCGAACTCGTCGACCAGGACAAACGAGCGCTCCAGCGCGGTCGCAAGGCTCTCCTCGTTTCAAAGGTACCGCTCGATGCAGTCGCCAACTCCAACTGA
- a CDS encoding C4-dicarboxylate TRAP transporter substrate-binding protein, with the protein MRIHAKILGAALAVAAVSGLAGPVSADTTLRLGTVLAPNDPMGQGLEKFAKDVEEATGGDVKVEIFHNSQLGDTTEMLDQARAGANVGTVTDVARLSDFVPQLAIMSAPFLFDTYEDADKFAGSDEYLAWGDELAEKAGIVMLASNWYQGARHALTQKSITAPADLDGVRMRTIGAPVWIETIRAMGAEPTPMPWGEVYSALQLGTLDAAEAQPTAIWGAKLYEVIENVTKTGHIQLVTALVIGADTWNEISPENQKIVRDLAVEDGRFASGLTIELGEKALTDVAASGVTISEVDLAPFKEAVAPVYEELGLTKEKAIVEKILGQ; encoded by the coding sequence ATGCGTATTCATGCCAAGATTCTCGGCGCGGCTCTGGCCGTGGCGGCTGTGAGCGGCCTTGCCGGTCCGGTTTCGGCCGATACCACGCTGCGCCTCGGCACCGTGCTGGCGCCGAACGATCCGATGGGGCAGGGCCTCGAAAAGTTCGCCAAGGACGTGGAAGAGGCGACCGGCGGCGACGTGAAAGTCGAGATCTTCCACAACTCGCAGCTCGGCGACACGACCGAGATGCTCGATCAGGCCCGCGCCGGCGCCAATGTCGGCACCGTGACCGACGTTGCCCGCCTGTCCGACTTCGTGCCGCAGCTTGCCATCATGTCCGCCCCGTTCCTGTTCGACACCTACGAGGACGCCGACAAGTTCGCCGGCTCCGACGAATATCTCGCGTGGGGCGACGAGCTCGCCGAAAAGGCCGGCATCGTGATGCTGGCCTCCAACTGGTACCAGGGCGCCCGCCACGCGCTGACGCAGAAGTCGATCACCGCGCCGGCCGATCTTGACGGCGTGCGCATGCGCACAATCGGTGCGCCGGTGTGGATCGAAACCATCCGCGCCATGGGTGCCGAGCCGACCCCGATGCCCTGGGGCGAGGTCTATTCCGCGCTGCAGCTCGGCACGCTCGACGCCGCCGAAGCCCAGCCCACGGCAATCTGGGGCGCCAAGCTCTACGAGGTGATCGAGAACGTCACCAAGACCGGGCACATCCAGCTCGTCACGGCGCTGGTCATCGGCGCCGACACCTGGAACGAGATTTCGCCCGAGAACCAGAAGATCGTCCGTGATCTTGCCGTCGAGGACGGGCGTTTCGCCTCAGGCCTCACCATCGAACTTGGCGAGAAGGCGCTGACGGACGTTGCCGCTTCCGGCGTGACGATCTCCGAGGTTGACCTTGCCCCGTTCAAGGAAGCGGTCGCCCCGGTCTACGAAGAACTCGGCCTCACCAAGGAAAAGGCGATCGTCGAGAAGATCCTCGGCCAGTAA
- a CDS encoding ABC transporter permease translates to MSADASAVKHAQSRTKDQPAVQVTEFRRSAPVRFVRSVTWNALPPLTFAALIGFWWLSIELFEIPPYLLPTPGAVFDRLISDAPLLWRNTQVTLTEIIFGFALTIVGAIPLGLFIALSPLARQIVYPPVMLLQLVPKIAVAPLFLVWLGFGMESKIVLTILMTFFPLLIASISAFQILDTRYLYLTKSMGASTLQTFRFLRFPAALPVIFSGIKASATIAATAAIVAEFVGANKGLGYVLLKGTSTLDLDLTFAVLVVLTVIGLVINYLVEFSEWLLTPWQRASRS, encoded by the coding sequence ATGTCAGCCGACGCGTCAGCGGTGAAGCATGCGCAATCGCGCACGAAGGATCAGCCGGCGGTTCAGGTGACCGAGTTTCGGCGGTCTGCACCTGTCCGGTTCGTGCGCAGCGTCACCTGGAATGCTTTGCCGCCACTGACCTTCGCGGCACTGATCGGCTTCTGGTGGCTCTCGATCGAATTATTCGAGATCCCGCCCTACCTCCTGCCCACACCCGGCGCGGTGTTCGACCGGCTGATTTCGGATGCACCGCTTCTGTGGCGCAACACGCAGGTCACGCTGACGGAAATCATCTTCGGCTTCGCGCTCACCATTGTCGGCGCAATCCCGCTGGGGCTGTTCATCGCGCTCTCGCCGCTGGCCAGACAGATCGTCTATCCGCCGGTGATGCTGCTCCAGCTGGTGCCGAAGATTGCCGTGGCGCCGCTGTTCCTGGTGTGGCTCGGCTTCGGCATGGAATCGAAGATCGTCCTCACCATCCTGATGACCTTCTTCCCGCTTCTGATCGCCTCCATCAGCGCCTTCCAGATCCTGGATACGCGCTACCTCTACCTCACCAAATCGATGGGGGCGTCGACGCTGCAGACGTTCCGCTTTCTGCGCTTTCCCGCCGCCCTGCCGGTCATCTTTTCCGGCATCAAGGCCTCGGCGACCATTGCGGCGACGGCGGCCATCGTGGCCGAATTCGTCGGCGCAAACAAAGGGCTGGGCTACGTTCTCCTCAAGGGAACGAGCACGCTCGACCTCGACCTCACCTTTGCTGTCCTCGTCGTGCTGACGGTGATCGGGCTCGTGATCAACTATCTGGTCGAGTTCTCCGAGTGGCTGTTGACGCCGTGGCAGCGGGCCAGCCGGAGCTGA
- a CDS encoding DctP family TRAP transporter solute-binding subunit has product MNLTKCLTGVALAGALGLAAGTAQATDIKFGIGIPEGDFPEYNALVRFKEYVEFKSNGDMTVRLFPNNQLGGEREMIEQVQQGSLELSFPADGAMAGYYPKMQVWSIPYLFESAPVAWKVINGEFAREMQADILEQTGIRALAFSQNGFRSFTNNVRPIVNPGDISGLKIRTMESPVFMELVNSLGATATPISGAEVLLSLRQGVVDGQENPPAVVYGGGLGEVQKYYTLNEHVFGLHVIIANNEWFEALEPGEQQIIVDAAQLMAWTENLQKTEGDWRFSEKLADELGMEIHVSTPDEKAAFKELTQAPVTKFIEENVGEEVVGELLSAVDAAKAELYGTASK; this is encoded by the coding sequence ATGAATCTCACCAAATGTCTGACCGGCGTTGCGCTCGCAGGCGCCCTCGGCCTTGCCGCCGGCACCGCGCAAGCCACGGATATCAAGTTCGGCATCGGCATCCCCGAAGGCGACTTCCCCGAATACAACGCACTCGTCCGCTTCAAGGAATACGTCGAGTTCAAGAGCAACGGCGACATGACCGTGCGCCTGTTCCCCAACAACCAGCTCGGCGGCGAGCGCGAGATGATCGAGCAGGTCCAGCAGGGCAGCCTCGAACTCTCCTTCCCCGCCGACGGCGCGATGGCGGGCTATTATCCCAAGATGCAGGTGTGGTCGATCCCGTACCTGTTCGAGTCCGCCCCCGTCGCCTGGAAGGTCATCAACGGCGAGTTTGCCCGCGAGATGCAGGCCGACATTCTGGAACAGACCGGCATCCGCGCGCTGGCCTTCTCGCAGAACGGCTTCCGCTCGTTCACCAACAACGTGCGGCCGATCGTCAATCCGGGTGACATTTCCGGCCTCAAGATCCGCACCATGGAGAGCCCCGTCTTCATGGAGCTGGTCAACTCGCTGGGCGCCACGGCAACGCCGATCTCGGGCGCCGAGGTGTTGCTCTCGCTGCGCCAGGGCGTGGTCGACGGCCAAGAGAACCCGCCCGCGGTGGTCTATGGCGGCGGCCTTGGCGAAGTGCAGAAGTACTACACCCTCAACGAGCACGTCTTCGGCCTGCACGTCATCATCGCCAACAACGAGTGGTTCGAGGCGCTGGAACCCGGCGAGCAGCAGATCATCGTCGATGCCGCGCAGCTGATGGCATGGACCGAGAACCTGCAGAAGACCGAGGGCGACTGGCGCTTCTCCGAGAAGCTTGCCGATGAACTCGGCATGGAGATCCACGTCTCCACCCCCGACGAGAAGGCCGCCTTCAAGGAGCTGACGCAGGCCCCGGTGACCAAGTTCATCGAGGAAAATGTCGGCGAAGAGGTGGTCGGCGAGCTGTTGTCCGCCGTCGACGCGGCCAAGGCCGAACTCTACGGCACCGCCAGCAAATAA
- a CDS encoding ABC transporter substrate-binding protein yields the protein MGIRFHSRAFGLAAGAALLMSTAAFAQEKVEFQLNWIAGGANAGFAVAKAEGFYDDVGLDVDVVQGNGSATTAQLVASGQAGIAYADAVAVSQLIAKGAPMKVVSTVYQSNPNEVLALTKSGIDSLEGLKGKTIGVPAGSSQTTMLPLFLDANKMTEADFELINMPPSSMVPALLTGQVDAILGSMDSYRVQLESQGAELTGWEFASNGVPTVSTSIFASEDFLEKNPELVKKFIGASLKGWSFAIDNPEKAVEDVSEVFPDTDPELVAAELGAITPLFCSGDAQYLGKAEPAHWVRTQDLLSKVGLLPEGVDPTSYYSNDYLPADAEMRACN from the coding sequence ATGGGTATTCGTTTCCATTCGCGCGCGTTCGGCCTTGCCGCCGGTGCTGCGCTGCTGATGTCCACCGCCGCCTTTGCGCAGGAGAAGGTGGAGTTCCAGCTCAACTGGATTGCGGGCGGCGCCAACGCCGGTTTCGCCGTCGCCAAGGCCGAAGGCTTCTATGACGACGTCGGCCTCGACGTGGACGTCGTGCAGGGCAACGGCTCGGCCACCACGGCCCAGCTCGTCGCCAGCGGCCAGGCCGGCATTGCCTACGCCGATGCCGTCGCCGTCAGCCAGCTGATCGCCAAGGGCGCGCCGATGAAGGTGGTCTCCACCGTCTACCAGTCCAACCCCAACGAGGTGCTGGCGCTGACCAAGAGCGGCATCGACTCGCTGGAAGGCCTCAAGGGCAAGACCATCGGCGTTCCGGCAGGCTCGTCGCAGACCACGATGCTGCCGCTGTTCCTCGACGCCAACAAGATGACCGAAGCCGACTTCGAGCTGATCAACATGCCGCCGTCGTCCATGGTGCCGGCACTCTTGACGGGCCAGGTCGACGCCATCCTCGGCTCGATGGACTCCTACCGCGTGCAGCTGGAATCCCAGGGCGCGGAGCTGACTGGCTGGGAATTTGCCAGCAACGGCGTGCCGACCGTCTCCACCTCGATCTTCGCCAGCGAAGACTTTCTTGAGAAGAACCCCGAGCTGGTGAAGAAATTCATCGGCGCGAGCCTCAAGGGCTGGTCCTTCGCGATCGACAACCCGGAAAAGGCCGTCGAGGACGTCAGCGAAGTGTTCCCCGACACGGACCCGGAACTTGTCGCAGCCGAGCTTGGCGCGATCACGCCGCTCTTCTGCAGCGGCGACGCGCAGTATCTCGGCAAGGCGGAGCCGGCCCACTGGGTGCGCACGCAGGATCTTCTGTCCAAGGTCGGCCTGCTGCCCGAAGGCGTCGACCCGACCTCTTACTACTCCAACGACTATCTGCCGGCCGATGCCGAGATGCGCGCCTGCAACTGA
- a CDS encoding ABC transporter ATP-binding protein: MQSPTPTDLKAGPAPVGHEATEKSGHAIDIRDVTKVFGADTDKPFQALNTINATIEAGEFVSVVGPSGCGKSTLMLMVAGLLSRSSGDIVVGGDSVKAPITDVGIAFQDHLLLEFRTALDNVMLHADIRGLPKADIKARAEELFQKLRLEHAMSKYPRQLSGGMRQRVSLIRTLVHDPSVILMDEPFGALDALTRLQVRYDLEALWLARRPTVLFITHSVEEAVGLSDRIFVMSPSPGEIVDEIHVKLPRPRPISLGDAPEFGSYVKRIYEQFERMGVLHGITIPGQGE; encoded by the coding sequence ATGCAGTCGCCAACTCCAACTGATCTCAAGGCCGGCCCGGCGCCGGTTGGCCACGAGGCCACCGAAAAATCCGGCCACGCCATCGACATTCGCGACGTGACCAAGGTGTTCGGCGCGGATACCGACAAGCCCTTCCAGGCGCTGAACACCATCAACGCGACCATCGAGGCTGGCGAATTCGTGTCGGTCGTCGGCCCGTCCGGCTGCGGCAAGAGCACGTTGATGCTGATGGTGGCGGGGCTGCTGTCCCGCTCGTCGGGCGACATTGTCGTCGGCGGAGACAGCGTCAAGGCGCCGATCACCGATGTCGGCATCGCGTTCCAGGACCACCTTTTGCTGGAATTCCGCACCGCGCTCGACAACGTGATGCTGCACGCCGACATTCGCGGCTTGCCGAAAGCCGACATCAAGGCGCGGGCCGAGGAGCTGTTCCAGAAGCTGCGGCTCGAACACGCCATGTCCAAATATCCGCGCCAGCTTTCCGGCGGGATGCGCCAGCGCGTCTCCTTGATCCGTACGTTGGTGCACGATCCCTCCGTCATCTTGATGGACGAGCCGTTCGGCGCGCTCGATGCCCTGACCCGCCTTCAGGTCCGCTACGACCTCGAGGCGCTGTGGCTGGCACGGCGGCCGACGGTGCTCTTCATCACCCACAGCGTGGAAGAGGCCGTCGGCCTTTCGGACCGCATCTTCGTGATGAGCCCCAGCCCGGGCGAGATCGTCGACGAGATCCACGTGAAGCTGCCGCGGCCGAGGCCCATCTCGCTTGGCGACGCGCCGGAATTCGGCTCCTACGTCAAACGGATCTACGAGCAGTTCGAGCGCATGGGCGTCCTGCACGGCATCACGATTCCGGGGCAGGGGGAGTGA
- a CDS encoding enoyl-CoA hydratase-related protein, whose amino-acid sequence MEERQTPRLVEVEIRGAIAEIALNAGPLNLVTREVLRALNTAIRSLGQSDGVRCVILHGGTARAFCAGSDINEFAGIKADASEQKILFEDMVLRALAALPMPTIAAIDGPALGGGLELALACDLRVLRAGVAVGLTESQLGGLGASGAVRLTHLVGPARAKEMLFTGEPIIAETAAAWGVVNHLADTSALELARKLASKIAARGPVSNREGKRLVAAALAMPTDAALSAANIAQQVIFDSADLDEGVAAFFAKRTPEFSGR is encoded by the coding sequence ATGGAAGAGCGCCAGACCCCGCGGCTGGTCGAGGTCGAGATCCGGGGTGCAATTGCCGAAATTGCACTGAATGCCGGTCCCCTCAACCTCGTCACTCGTGAAGTTCTGCGCGCGCTCAACACGGCGATCCGCTCGCTCGGCCAAAGCGACGGGGTCCGCTGCGTGATCCTGCACGGCGGCACCGCCCGTGCGTTCTGCGCCGGCAGTGACATCAACGAGTTTGCCGGCATCAAGGCAGACGCCAGCGAGCAAAAGATATTGTTCGAGGACATGGTGCTGCGCGCGCTGGCCGCTCTGCCGATGCCGACCATTGCCGCCATCGACGGCCCGGCGCTGGGCGGCGGCCTCGAACTGGCGCTCGCCTGCGACCTTCGGGTGCTGCGCGCCGGTGTCGCCGTCGGCCTCACCGAATCTCAGCTTGGCGGCCTCGGTGCATCAGGCGCGGTACGCCTCACGCACCTTGTGGGACCGGCACGGGCCAAGGAAATGCTGTTCACCGGCGAGCCGATCATCGCTGAAACCGCGGCCGCATGGGGCGTGGTCAACCATCTGGCGGACACCTCCGCGCTCGAACTTGCGCGCAAACTGGCCTCCAAAATTGCAGCGCGCGGCCCGGTGTCCAACCGCGAGGGCAAGCGCCTTGTGGCAGCGGCCCTTGCCATGCCCACCGATGCCGCGCTGTCGGCGGCCAACATCGCGCAGCAGGTGATTTTCGATTCGGCTGATCTGGATGAGGGCGTCGCGGCGTTCTTCGCCAAGCGCACGCCGGAATTTTCAGGGCGATGA
- a CDS encoding FadR/GntR family transcriptional regulator codes for MDAKPQSDVPAHTRLTIPLEFASPLPTGAAKKAVDILGRRIVNDAYPPDTIMPTEAELAQSLGVSRATVRDAVKVLSGKGLVRTARRYGTRVRAVEEWSLLDSDVVSWHAPDHPRIKRMFGETTELRTIIEPAAAALAAIRATAAQIEVISEAAQAMDPGQGDVQTLFSADCRFHVTLLDATHNDVMRQLAQIIVTMLRISYEFGVLQIDDKGVSREGHIAVANAIEARDPAGAEAAMTKMLDQNRRIASGAWAKR; via the coding sequence TTGGACGCTAAGCCACAATCCGACGTGCCGGCGCACACCCGCCTCACGATTCCGCTTGAGTTCGCGTCGCCGCTTCCAACCGGCGCCGCCAAAAAGGCTGTGGACATTCTGGGGCGCCGGATCGTCAACGACGCCTATCCGCCGGACACCATCATGCCGACCGAGGCGGAGCTGGCGCAGTCGCTCGGGGTGAGCCGCGCCACGGTGCGCGATGCGGTCAAGGTGCTGTCCGGCAAGGGGCTGGTGCGCACGGCACGGCGCTACGGCACGCGGGTGCGTGCGGTGGAGGAGTGGAGCCTTCTGGACAGTGATGTCGTCTCCTGGCACGCGCCGGACCATCCGCGCATCAAGCGGATGTTCGGCGAGACGACCGAGCTTCGCACCATCATCGAGCCCGCCGCCGCGGCCCTTGCCGCAATCCGCGCAACAGCGGCGCAGATCGAGGTCATTTCCGAGGCCGCGCAGGCCATGGACCCCGGCCAGGGCGACGTTCAGACGCTGTTTTCGGCCGATTGCCGCTTTCACGTCACGCTGCTCGACGCGACCCACAACGACGTGATGCGCCAGCTGGCACAGATCATCGTGACAATGCTGCGCATCTCCTACGAGTTCGGGGTGCTGCAGATCGACGACAAGGGCGTCAGCCGCGAGGGGCACATTGCAGTGGCAAACGCCATCGAAGCGCGCGATCCGGCGGGCGCAGAGGCCGCCATGACGAAGATGCTCGACCAGAATCGCCGGATCGCCAGCGGCGCCTGGGCGAAACGCTGA
- a CDS encoding TRAP transporter large permease, with amino-acid sequence MLLTIAALFALFLVIGLPVAFALMLAAIPVFIATGTMPPTVALQKMVTATQSFPLLAVPFFILAGNLMNATGITDRLVTFARLLTGWMAGGLAQVSVVLSFMMGGISGSAVADASMEARVLGPSMLAQGYSKGSTAAIIAFGSIITATIPPSIGLILFGFINEVSIGRLFLAGLLPGLVLTLVLMATVFFVSKVRGYQPDIPHVPTARELGKSFVSSIWALAFPVILIVGFRFGFFTATEAGVFLVFYALFIGTVVYRELTLAKLYQAIRESVSDLGMIMLLIMMAAVLGYAVTIERAPQEITEWVTGLTDDPRMILVLVVILLVVSGMFLEGAANILLVTPIILPVLINAGYDPVHMGILIVLLINFGGLTPPVGVIMFTVCGILKCKTGEFTTASAPFFLAMLIFLIILAAVPWLSLALPRTLM; translated from the coding sequence ATGCTCCTCACCATTGCCGCGCTCTTTGCGCTGTTCCTCGTCATCGGGCTGCCGGTCGCCTTCGCGCTGATGCTGGCCGCAATCCCCGTCTTCATCGCCACCGGCACCATGCCGCCCACCGTGGCGTTGCAAAAGATGGTGACGGCAACGCAGAGCTTTCCGCTGCTGGCCGTGCCCTTCTTCATCCTCGCCGGCAACCTGATGAATGCGACCGGCATCACCGACCGTCTCGTCACCTTCGCGCGCCTTCTGACCGGGTGGATGGCGGGCGGCCTCGCTCAGGTCTCCGTCGTCCTCTCCTTCATGATGGGCGGCATTTCCGGCTCCGCCGTCGCCGATGCCTCCATGGAGGCGCGCGTGCTCGGCCCTTCGATGCTGGCGCAGGGCTATTCGAAAGGCTCGACCGCCGCGATCATCGCGTTCGGCTCCATCATCACCGCGACGATTCCGCCGTCCATCGGGTTGATCCTGTTCGGCTTCATCAACGAGGTGTCCATCGGCCGCCTGTTCCTGGCCGGCCTGCTGCCGGGCCTGGTCCTGACGCTGGTGCTGATGGCGACGGTGTTCTTCGTCTCCAAAGTGCGCGGCTATCAGCCGGACATTCCGCACGTGCCTACAGCGCGCGAGCTTGGCAAGAGCTTCGTCTCGTCCATCTGGGCGCTCGCCTTTCCGGTGATCCTCATCGTCGGCTTTCGCTTCGGCTTTTTCACCGCCACCGAGGCGGGGGTGTTCCTGGTCTTCTACGCGCTCTTCATCGGCACCGTTGTCTACCGCGAGCTTACGCTGGCCAAGCTCTACCAGGCGATCCGCGAGTCGGTCTCCGACCTTGGCATGATCATGCTCCTCATCATGATGGCGGCGGTGCTGGGCTATGCCGTCACCATCGAGCGGGCGCCGCAGGAGATCACCGAGTGGGTGACGGGGCTCACCGACGATCCGCGGATGATCCTCGTTCTCGTCGTCATCCTGCTGGTGGTGTCGGGAATGTTCCTGGAGGGGGCGGCGAACATCCTCCTTGTCACGCCAATCATCTTGCCGGTGCTGATCAATGCCGGTTACGACCCGGTGCACATGGGGATCCTGATCGTGCTCCTCATCAATTTCGGCGGGCTGACGCCGCCGGTGGGGGTCATCATGTTCACCGTGTGCGGCATCCTGAAGTGCAAGACGGGTGAATTCACCACCGCTTCGGCGCCATTCTTTCTGGCGATGCTCATCTTCCTGATCATCCTTGCGGCGGTGCCCTGGCTGTCGCTCGCCCTGCCGCGTACGCTGATGTAG
- a CDS encoding TRAP transporter small permease, with protein sequence MRERALFLSRLLARTTETIAAILMIVVTVLNLTQVGGRYFFNTGFSWTEETMRYGMIWLMMMGSVACIFRVEHMGVEALESLVKPEHARFVRSGLYSVAAIFCGVIVWYGWPLALRNAAQVAPASRIPMIVPYMALPVGAALMIVQIALTWFAGFEPDTDDSPDAETDLVNAPRSVK encoded by the coding sequence ATGCGTGAACGCGCTCTTTTCCTGTCCAGACTGCTTGCCCGCACGACGGAGACCATCGCTGCGATCCTGATGATCGTCGTCACGGTCCTGAACCTCACGCAGGTGGGCGGCCGCTATTTCTTCAACACCGGCTTCAGCTGGACCGAAGAGACCATGCGCTACGGCATGATCTGGCTGATGATGATGGGCTCGGTCGCCTGCATCTTCCGCGTCGAGCACATGGGCGTTGAGGCGCTGGAAAGCCTCGTGAAGCCGGAGCATGCGCGCTTCGTCCGCTCGGGCCTCTACTCGGTCGCTGCAATCTTCTGCGGTGTCATCGTCTGGTACGGCTGGCCGCTTGCGCTGCGCAACGCGGCGCAGGTGGCGCCCGCATCGCGCATCCCGATGATCGTGCCGTACATGGCGCTGCCGGTCGGCGCGGCGCTGATGATCGTGCAGATCGCGCTCACCTGGTTCGCCGGCTTCGAGCCCGACACCGACGACAGCCCCGATGCCGAGACCGACCTCGTGAATGCCCCGCGGAGCGTGAAATGA